The Desulfatibacillum aliphaticivorans DSM 15576 DNA segment GAGGAATATGCAGTTCCACCTCCCGCAGGCCTCCGGCCAGCCACCATAAAACGCCCCAGGCCAATAAGACGAGGTGCAGGGGCTTTTCCATCTCCCCTGCTGCGTCTTTATGTTTGTAATAAAAATAGGATGAAAACAACCCGCCCAGAGCCACAAAGGCGAAGCCCAGGCAGTCGCTGTTCACCACCGGCGTCAAATGGCGGGAATGCCCCAGGTTTTCCACCAGGAAAATGGCTCCGGCCAATTGCAGCAAGAAACCAAAGAAACGGGCGAACACCCGGTTCTGGCGAATGCCTATCCAGATCAATCCGGCCCCTTCAAAGGCGTAAATGGCGGAGGTCCACTTGCCGCTAAGCCCCAAAGGAATCGCCAGACTCACAAAGACCACGCATAAGGCCAGGAACGATTCCGTAAGCACCTGGAGCCCCGGAATTTGCCTTTTCCACAGGGCCTTGGTCAAAATCAGGTAAAAAATGCTGGCGCCCAGAGCCGTATAGGCCAGGCCGTAGGGGATGTGCTTGACAAGAACGGATTGAAAGGCGAAGGCAACGATGGGCGTGCCGAAAACCAGGGTCCCGTCCACAAAGCCCCGCAAATGGACCGGCTGGCGGAGGGCGAACAACACCGCGATGCTCTCGTAAAACACAAAGAATATAATCAGGAAAGGTTCGGTGGAGGCGAAAAGCTCCGGCTTATAGTGATTGGCCCCCCACAATCCGGCCACGCCGAAAGTGAACATAAATCCCAGCAGGTTCAACTCACGCCAGGATTTATACCAGGCCACGCCGAGAATGCCCAAACCCAGGACCGCATAATAGGAAAACAATATGACGTGCTGCCCGGCGCCCGAAGAAGTCAGCACCGGCGCCAGAAAGCCGCCCACCATGCCGATAAAGGCCGTGGCCCGGGCGTCCTGAAAAACCGCCACGGCGCCCATCAATCCCACCAAAACGACCATCAACCCGAAAGCCATGCCCAAAGGCATCAGGTGGTACAGCTTGGCTGCAAAAAACACGGTCATATACAAAATGCCGATGCCGCCGCCCTGAAGCAAAAGCGCAAATCCTCTTCGCCTCTCCCGCAGGCGAAATCCCAGGATGGTCATGGCCATGGCGAGGACGGCCACGGTCATAAACCGGTATTCTATGGCCACGTGATACCGGGTGGTGGCGTACTTGAGCAAAAAGGCCACGCCGAAAAACAGGACGATGATTCCTATCCGGGCCACCACATTACCCGTGGTGAAGAAGTTCCTGATGAATTCGGCCGCCTTGTTCACACCCTGCTCGATGGGGTTGATCGGGCGTCCAGCAGGCGGCTCCTGGGTTGCAACCGCCCTTGCCTGAGGCCTGGGCGGGACGGGAGGCGGCGCCGGCCTGGGAGTCTCTTTGGCATGCTGCTTTTCCATGGTCGCCTGTTTGGCGGCGGCAGGCTTGTCAGCCGGTTTGACAATGGCTTTGGGGGCTTCAAATTGCGGCGTAGGCCGCTGTGCTTCAAGGCCAGGGGAGGGTTCCGGCCGAACGTCTTCCTGCGGTTCGGGCTGGGCCGCCCGGGCCGAAGCCTTCTCCTTTTGCTTGGCTTGCTCCGAACGCATGGCCCTGATGTCTGCCTGCATCTGGGCCAGCCGGGCTTCCAGGGCGCTAATTTTATCAAGCAGCCTCGGGACTCGTCCCAAGATCGCCCCCATGTAGGCGCCTAGTGCAAAGCCGCCCAACCCAAAGACAAAGGCCAGGCTAAAGCCGATATGGAGGACTTCATAACCGATGGCGGCGCCTAACAGGCCGCAAATCAGCATGAATAGCACTCCGAATGATAAGCCGAAGATAATCGCCACGCGCCCTCCTTATTTTTGCCGGGTGAATTGAAAATGAGGAAAATCTCACCCAAGCATATAAAAAACCGCCGTTTTTTGAAAGCCGATTTTTTTCTTTACTGCCACCGAACAAGGCAAACCCCGCCCACCAGTATCGAAATTAGCCTAAAGCGTATTTAACCGGCCAGCCGCGGCATGCAATGCCGGGGGCCGCATGGTCCGGGCGGTCAATTTTTCTGCGCTGAGTTTTTTTGAAGATTCGTTCGTTTTCTTCACTTGACAGGAAGTCGGGTTTTCTTTAGTCTTTCGACCGAGGGTCGAAAATCAACCATGGGTAGGAAAAAACCGTCTATGCCGGAAATGTCTTTCAGACAGCAGAGATATAACGAGAAGCAGCAGCAAATTCTTGAAAACGCCGCGCAGCTTTTTGCGCAGAAAGGCTTTGGAGAGGTTTCCCTGGAGGAAATCGCCGCCAAGCTCCAATTGTCCAAAGCCAGCCTGTATCATTATATAAAAAGCAAGGACGACATTCTGTTTCAACTCCATATGCAGGCCATGACCGAAAGCGCGGACGCGCTGCAGAAAGTCGTGGATTCGGAAGCGCCTTTAGTGGAGAAGCTGCGCAAAGCCATCAGGACGCTGGTGCTTATAGCAACGCGCAACGAGGTGTTGGCCTCCTATAGGATGGAATCCCGGTTTTTGCCGAAAAAGATGCGTCCCCAGGTTGTGGAAAAAAGGGACCAGATTCTGGAATGCATTCAGCAGCTTATTCGGGAAGGGCAGGAAGCGGGCCTGGTCCATTGCAAGGACTGGCGGATATCCGCGTTTGCAGCCATGGGGGCCATGAACTGGGTTCCCATGTGGTACACGCCTTCCGGGCGTCTTTCGCCGGAGGAAATCGCGGATGTCATGGAAGAATTTATTTTCAGGGGGTTTGGGTTCAATGCGGATTCCGCTCCCGAGTAAAAAAGCGCTTAAAAACAGCGGACCGGCAATTTAAGGTTCACGCTTTCCAACCACCAAACAGAGGGGTGATTCATCATGGAACACGTCAAATTATTTGAACCATTCACCATCAAAGGCCTCCAAATCAGCAACCGTACAATGATGCCGGCCATGGGGCTTTTGTACACCACCGACTATAATATGAACAGCCGGCTTAAGGAGTTTTACCTTGAAAGGGCCAGGGGAGGCATCGGCCTTATGACCATCGGCCCCCTGGGGTTTGAGAAGGCGGGCGCGGCGCCTTTTATTGTCGGCCTGTTTGACGATACGAATGTTCCCGCGTTAAGGGAATTAAACGACCAGATTCACGCGGAAACGGAAACCAAAACCGTGGGCCAGCTTTTGCATCAGGGCCGCTACGCTCATTCCATGCTGACCGGTTTGCCGCCTCTTGCACCTTCCGCGCTGGCCAGCGCCATCACCCGGGAAGTTCCCAAGGAAATGACCATCGACGACATCAAGAACACGATTCAGTTGTACGCCGACGCCGCAAAGAGGGTTCAGGACGCCCATTATGACGTGGTGGAAATCCTGGCCTGCACCGGATACCTGATCAACCAGTTCCTGTCTCCCGTGACCAACCACAGGAAAGACGAATACGGCGGTTCCTTTGAAAATCGCACCCGCTTCGGGCGGGAAGTCATCGAAGCGGTCCGCAAGGCGGTTGGCGACGATTATATTGTGGGCTTGCGCATCTCCGGCAACGACTTCATGCCCGGCGGGCACACCAACGAAGAATCCTCCGACTTTGCGGTCATCGCCGAAAAAGCCGGGGTGGATTACGTGAACGTCACCGGCGGCTGGCACGAGACCAACATTCCCCAACTGACCTCCAACGTGCCTTCGGGCGCGTATGTGTACCTGGCCCGGGGCGTCAAGGAAAAGGTCAATGTCCCGGTCATCGCATCCAACCGCATGGGCGATCCCGACGTGGCGGAAAAGGCGCTTCGCTCCGGCGCCTGCGATATGATCTGCTGGGGCCGCCCCATGCTGGCCGACCCCGAACTTCCCAACAAGGTCAAGGAAGGCCGCGAGTGGGAAATCATCCCCTGCATCGCCTGCAACCAGGGCTGCTTCGACATCCTGTTCGGCGGCCAGCCAGTCCGCTGCATCATGAATCCCCGGTGCGGTTTGGAAGAGACGCTGGTGGAGAAGGCCACGGACAGCCCGAAAAAGATTCTGGTGGCCGGCGGCGGCGTGGCCGGCATGCAGTTCGCCCTGACCGCAGCCAGACGCGGCCATGACGTGACCTTGTTCGAGAAACAGGATCATTTGGGCGGTCAGTTGATTTTGGCCATGGCGCCCACGGGCAAGGAGGAATTCGGAAGGATTCTCACAAGCCTTATCGAGCGCATGGACCATTACGGCGTCAAGGTTGTGCTGAACACCGAGCTTACGCCCGATAAGGTCAAAAAGGAAAAGCCCGACGTTCTGGCCGTGGCTTCCGGCGCGCTGCCCATCAACATTCCCGTGCCCGGCGCTGACAAGCCCCACGTGATTCAGGCCTGGGACTACCTTTTGGGCAAGACCCCGCACATCGGCAAAAACGTGGTGGTGGTCGGCGGCAGCGCCACCGGCTGCGAAACCGCCCACACCATCGCCTGCATGGACGTTCCGGACGAAGCCACCCTGGCCTTTTTGACCTATCATCAGGCGGAAACGCCGGAGTACCTCACCGGCTTGTCCCGCAAATCCTTGCGTAACATCACCATCATCGACGTGCTGGACAGAATGGCCACCAACGTGGGCCGCACCAGCAAATGGTCCCTCATGAAGAGCCTCAAGCTCTCGGACGTGACCTTGAAGCCCCAGACCAAGCTGGTGGAAATCAGGGACGACTGCGTGGTGGTGGAAACCCCGGACGGGACGGAAACCATCCCGGCCGACACCGTGGTCATGGCCGTGGGCGCCGCCCCGGTCCGGACCTTGTTTGATGAGTTCAAGAGCGACGGCATGGAAGTCCTGCTTCTGGGCGACGCCAAAGCCACCAGGAACCTGGGCGACGCCGTGCGCGAAGGATACGAAGCCGCCCTGGAGGTGTAATCTATTGACGGATTTAGCCGTCTTGGATGTAAATAAGGGAATCAACTATCGGGAATGAAATTTTTCTTGGCGCCTCCGTCTGTTATGGCTGACAATAAGAAAAATTCCGATGGTGAAGAGGCAGTAAAAACTCCCTCCCCCTTGACGGGGGAGGGTTGGGGTGGGGGTGAGCTTTTTTGAATGCAAGCGTCCCCCCCATCCTGTCCTTCCCCGCCAGGGGGGAAGGGACGAAGCATCCAGGGCGTTGATTTCGATTAGCGCCAAGCCTCTTACTCGGCCTTTGTTCTCGATATTTGGTACACACGGAAAAACTGGAAAGAATGAAAAGCCGCTTTGGCGGCGTAACGATATTGGCGGCGTTTTGTCGTTAATAGGCCTTAATTAAAAACAATAAGAGGAGGATATAGGCATGGCGCAGTATATTGCAGACCGTAGGGATATCGACTTTGTGCTTTTCGAGCAACTGGAAGCGGACAAGCTCTGCGAGCACGAAAAATACGCGGAATTCAACAAAAAAACCTTTGACCTGCTCATCAACGAGGCCAGGAATTATGCGGTCAAGGAAGTCCTGCCCACCCTGACTGAGGGCGATCGGGCCGGCGGAGCCATTTTCGATAACGGCAAGGTTACCGTTCCCGAATGCTACCAAAAGCCTTACAAACTGCTGGTGGAAGGCGAATGGGTCGGCATGACCGAAGATCCGGAAGTGGGCGGTCAGGGATTTCCCCTGACCATTGGCCAGGCTGTGATCGAATACATCATCGGCGCCAACTTCGCTTTTGCAGCCTACGGCTATGCAGGCCACGGCACCGGCAAGATGATCGAAATCTTCGGCACGGACAAGCAAAAGGAATTGTACCTGAAAAAACTCTACTCCGCCGAATGGGGCGGCACCATGGTCTTGACCGAGCCCGAAGCCGGGTCTGACGTGGGCAACCTGTCCACCACGGCCACGCCCAATGACGACGGCACCTACAACATTTCCGGCAACAAGATTTTCATCACAGGCGCCGAGCAGGACCTGACCCCCAACGTCATCCATCCTGTACTGGCCCGCATCGAAGGCGCCCCCAAGGGCACCAAGGGCATCTCCCTGTTCATCGTTCCCAAAATCTGGGTGAACGACGACGGCTCCCTGGGCGAACCCAACGACGTGGTCTGCACGGGCATCGAGCACAAGATGGGCCTCAAGGGCTCCTCCACATGCAGCCTGACCTTCGGCGGCCAGGGCAAATGCAAGGGCGTGCTCTTGGGCGAAGTCAACAAGGGCATGCAGGTCATGTTCCACATGATGAACGAAGCCCGCCTGCTGGTGGGCACCATCGGCGCCTGCAACGCCAGCGCAGCCTACCTGTACGCCGTCAACTACGCCAAGGAACGCGTCCAGGGACGCGACCTGGACGACATGTTCAACCACGACGCAGCTCCCGTAACCATCATCAAGCACCCGGACGTCAGGCGCATGCTCTTGTGGATGAAGGCCCACGTGGACGGCATGCGCAGCCTTTGCTACTACGGCGCCAACCTTTTCGATAAGATCGAACTGGAAACCGACGAAGCCAAAAAGGATTATATGCAGGGCGTCATTGAAATTCTCACGCCCATCATCAAGTCCTACTGCACGGATCGCGGCTTCCAGGTTTGCGGCGAGGCCATCCAGTGCTACGGCGGCTACGGCTACACCCAGGAGTTCCCGGTGGAGCAGATCATGCGCGACTCCAAGATCAACTCCATCTACGAAGGCACCAACGGCATCCAGGCCATGGACCTTTTGGGACGCAAAATGGGCATGAAAAAAGGCGCCTACTTCATCAACCTGCTGTCCGAAATCGGCAAGATCGTGGCCCAGGCCAAGCAGAATCCCGTCCTGGATCAGGACGCCTCCAAGCTGGAAGAGGCCGTCACACGCCTGAGCGAAATCGCCATGCACCTGGGCTCCACCGCCGCTTCCGGCAAGATCAAGGAAGCCTTCTCCTTCGCCACTCCGTTCCAGGAAGTCATGGGCGACGTGGTCATGGGCTGGATGCTCCTGTGGCGGGCCGTCATCGCCGCTCCCAAACTGGACAAGATCGTGGGCGACAAGGACGCCGCCGAAGTGGCCGCCAAGAACAAGGAAGCCGCTTTCTACCTGAGCCAGTTGAAGACGGCCGAATACTTCATCAACTCCATCCTGCCCGGAACCATCGGCAAGATGAACGCCATTGCGAACACCAACGACGCGGTGGTCAGCACCCCCGAAGCCTGCTTTATGGGGTAATATGATGTCGGATGAACCTGCGTACGGAAGTTTTTTCCATTACTCCGGCGCAGGTTCATCCGGATTTGCGATTTTTATCGATCTTTAAACAACGCAGAACCATTCGACCTACGATCTTTCTTTGCAGAGATAACGTTCATGTCCCCCGAAATCCTTCCCTATTGAACCGTGCAGGGCAATGCCGCCTTTGCTTGGGTGGCCCAGGCAGAGCGCGGTATCCTGCCTGGGCGCGGAGCGCAAAAGGGGCGGCCCTAAATGATTTTAGAAATCATGCAAGGCCGCCAAGCGAAAGGCCTTGCCAAAAATCTCGTTCCCATGCTTCGCGTGGGAATGAATATGGAACTCATTGAAATCTATGTGTATTCAGCAGCAGGATTGTTGTCGGGATTCCCCGGGTTTTCATTGCCTCACAGTTTGAAAAAATGTGCTTGCGCCCCCCGGCAGGATACTGCTCTGCCGCGGCCACCCGCTATCAGTTGCGGCTAAACGCCGTCCATGGAGACAAATCCATCCCGGCCAGCCTTACATAAATGTCATTCCTTCATTATTCCACACACGGTAAATATCCGATAAAATTATACTTTAACTTGCAGGGCGGCGGAAAACCCTTTAAGATTACTCCCAACGGATCAAGAACAACTCACGCGGGAGTTATGATAAATGGACACGTGTTTCCTGGGAATAGACGTTGGCTCGGTATCGGTTTCCCTGGCTTTGATTACGAGCGGCAAGGATGTGGTGCAAACCGCCTACGGCTTTCATCACGGCGACGCCGCCGGCTGCCTGAACAAGATCCTGAACGACAATTTCGACCTTTCCGTCGTGGAAGCCATTGCGGCCACCACCTCCACGCCAGGGTTCATCAATGCGGACGCGCGTATCGACAACCGGGTGGCGACCATCGCCGGAACCAGGCTGTTTCACCCGGACGTGCGCTCCATCCTGATTGTGGGCGCGGAGAAATTCGGGCTCATCCATTTTGACGACCAGGGCGACTATTCGGGCTACAAATCCAACACCTCTTGCGCGGCCGGCACGGGCAGCTTTTTGGATCAGCAGGCCAACCGTTTGAACCTGGACGGCATCGAGGACCTGTGCCGGGTGGCCTTGTCCAACCAGGGCGCCATTCCCAAGATCGCCTCCCGGTGCGCGGTCTTCGCCAAGACGGATTTGGTGCACGCCCAGCAGGAGGGGTATTCGTTGCCTGAGATCTGCGATGGCCTGTGCATGGGGCTGGCCAAGAACATCGCCGACACACTGGTTTCAGGAGCGGATCAATTGTGCGAGCCCTTGGTTTTTACGGGCGGCGTGTCCCGGAACAAGGCGGTGCTCGGGCATTTGGAAAGCCTCATGGGCTTGCAGATCACCCCGGACGCCACGGGCGCGTATCCGGCAATCGGCGCCGCCTGCATTCTGGCGGACGAGTATACCGGGTCGGGCCGGTCCCGGCCTCTGGGCGCTTTGTTCAGGGAAAAGGACGAGCTGAAAACATCCTACTTCCCGCCTTTGGAATTGAATTTGTCCACCCATCCCGATTTTTCCGCCCAGGCTTATCTGTATCCCCGGGAAAAGGCAAAAACCCCGGAATCCGTGGAAGTGGACGCTTACACCACGGACCTGCCGGAAAAGCCTTCCCTGACCATCGGCCTGGACATCGGCTCCACCAGCACCAAGGCTGCGTTGATTCTGCCGGACGGGCGGGTTGTTGGAGGGTTTTACACCCGCACTTCGGGCCGGCCTTTGAACGCCGCGCAAAAAGTCTTTCAGGCCGTGGACGATTTTTTGAACCAGTACGCTCCGGACGCAACCATCGCGGGCGCGGCTACCACCGGCTCGGGCCGCAAGTTTATCGGCCAGATTATCGGCGCCGACCTTGTGCTGGACGAGATCACGGCTCATGCCCGGGCTGCGGTTGAGCTTGAGCCGGCCGTGGACACCATCATCGAAATAGGCGGCCAGGATTCCAAGTTCACCTGCCTGAAAAACGGGTCCGTGGTTTTTTCCACCATGAACACCGTGTGCGCGGCCGGCACCGGCTCTTTTGTGGAGGAGCAGGCCCAGCGCCTGGGGTGTCCGCTGCCGGACTACCCGGCCAGGGCCATGGGCTCTCCCGCGCCTGTCACCAGCGACCGGTGCACCGTTTTCATGGAGCGGGACATCAATTACTTTTTGGCTTCGGGCTGCACGCAAAACGAAATGCTGGCTTCCACCCTCCATTCCATTTGCGAGAACTACCTGACCAAGGTAGCCACCGCCAGCAGGATAGGAAAGAAGATCATCTTCACCGGCGCCACGGCCAAGAACAAAGCCCTGGTGGCCGCGTTCGAACAGAAACTTGGCAAGCCCATCATGGTTTCCCGGTATTGCCATTTGACCGGCGCCTTGGGCTGCGCCCTGGCTTTGGCCGACGCACCCGCCCAGGAAACCCGGTTTGCGGGCTTGGATTTGTACAAAAAGGACATCCCCGTGGAGTCCGAGGTCTGCCAGTTGTGCGGCAATAACTGCAAGATCACCAAGGCTGTGGTTAACGGCCGCACAGCGGCTTTCGGATTTTTATGCGGCAGGGATTACGACACCCAAAAAAAGGTGGATTCCAACACCTCCGGCTTTGACTTGTTCAAGGAGCGGAAGCAGATCCACGCTTTTTCCCGGTCCGCCGTACAAGGCCCGGTGGTGGGGATTCCCTCGGCCCTGCATCTGTTCGACGACGTGACCCTGTGGCGCCGGTTTTTCGACCTTTTGGGAATTCGCACGATAACAAGCCAGAACTACAAGACCGCCATCAAGGACGGAAAAAGCCTGTGCCGGACCGACTTTTGCGCGCCCATAACCGCCCTCCACGGTCATGTAAAGCATTTGCTGGATAAGGCCGATTATGTGTTCCTGCCTTTTTATCTGGAGCAAAAGCAGAACACGCGTAAAACCCGGCGGCAGTATTGCTATTACACCCAATACGCTCCGGCCCTGGTCGAGTCCATGGGAAGCCCGGACCGCTTTCTGAGCCCCCTGGTGAATTACCTGTACAGCTCTTGGCACGTTAAAAAGGAGCTTTACGAGGCTGTCAAACGCATCCCTGGAGTGAACGCGGGCTTCATGAAGGTGTCCGAAGCCTATGACCTGGCCCGGGAGGAAAAAACCGCACGCCAAGAGGCCCTGGCCGGCGTATACGAAAAGCAAGCCTCTGCCGCCGACCTGAACGTGGTGCTGTTGGGCCGGCCCTACACCATCCTGAGCCCGGCCATGAACAAGAACATCCCGGACATATTTTCCTCCATGGGCATCAGGACTTTCTATTCGGACATGTTTCCCGCGGAAGGCAAGGACCTGTCCATGGTCAGGGATATCCTGGACAGCCTGCACTGGCATTACGCCTCCAAAATCCTGGAAGCCGCGGCAGCCGTGGCCAAGACCAAAGGGGCTTATCCGGTTTTCGTCACTTCGTTCCGGTGCTCGCCCGACGCCTTTGTGATTGACTATTTCAAGCGGGTTATGGAGGCTTTTGACAAGCCCTACCTGGTGCTGCAACTGGACGAGCACGATTCCGCCGTGGGCTACGAAACCCGCATCGAGGCTGCGGTGCGTTCCTTCCGGACCCATTATGAAGATTCCCGCGAGCAGATATCCGTGCTTCTGCCTCCTTTGTCCGCGCCCCGGGAGGACAAGGTCGGGGACAAGACCCTGGTCATCCCGAATTGGGACCCCATTGCCATGCCTTTGGTTGCGGCCGCGCTTCGGGGCCGGGGCGTTGACGCCCGGCTTTTGGAGGAAAGCGAACCCGTGATTATGAAAAGCATGCGCCACAACTCCGGCCAATGCGTGCCCATGAACGTGATCGCCGAGGAATTCAGGGAATACGTCATCCGCCACAACCTGGACCCTGCCCAGACCCTGCTTTGGGCGCCGGACGGCAAATGGGCCTGCAACCTGGGCGTGTTCCCCCTGTTCCTTAAAGACGCAATCAACAGCATGGGCGGAGGGCTGGAAAA contains these protein-coding regions:
- a CDS encoding DUF2339 domain-containing protein, with translation MAIIFGLSFGVLFMLICGLLGAAIGYEVLHIGFSLAFVFGLGGFALGAYMGAILGRVPRLLDKISALEARLAQMQADIRAMRSEQAKQKEKASARAAQPEPQEDVRPEPSPGLEAQRPTPQFEAPKAIVKPADKPAAAKQATMEKQHAKETPRPAPPPVPPRPQARAVATQEPPAGRPINPIEQGVNKAAEFIRNFFTTGNVVARIGIIVLFFGVAFLLKYATTRYHVAIEYRFMTVAVLAMAMTILGFRLRERRRGFALLLQGGGIGILYMTVFFAAKLYHLMPLGMAFGLMVVLVGLMGAVAVFQDARATAFIGMVGGFLAPVLTSSGAGQHVILFSYYAVLGLGILGVAWYKSWRELNLLGFMFTFGVAGLWGANHYKPELFASTEPFLIIFFVFYESIAVLFALRQPVHLRGFVDGTLVFGTPIVAFAFQSVLVKHIPYGLAYTALGASIFYLILTKALWKRQIPGLQVLTESFLALCVVFVSLAIPLGLSGKWTSAIYAFEGAGLIWIGIRQNRVFARFFGFLLQLAGAIFLVENLGHSRHLTPVVNSDCLGFAFVALGGLFSSYFYYKHKDAAGEMEKPLHLVLLAWGVLWWLAGGLREVELHIPHTMDYWEAASYTANMALLFITATALAMHALIKKLDWKAMGYALVGFAPALTLFYWLGLDKGFYHDNPLAKLGWAAWPCALAVLYFILKQHEGEAPEKASKIWHALGCWLVILLLASQASWGLDELVNGAKVWPMVAWGLIPGLFAGLLLFQGNSLGWPVSWNRSFYRGGVLWPILAFCLLWCIAAIVHPGDPTPLPYIPVVNPLELTQAFVLTILCVAAAGFKQSPWKTVDDHGFKILCFGFLGLLIFIVSNAVLCRSVVNFADIRFNRLWDSMLFQMALSLFWTLWAVALTGAASKKGWRIVWFAGAGLIGVVTLKLITVDLSHSGALWRVASFIGSGILMVVIGYTAPLPPQQIKDDNL
- a CDS encoding TetR/AcrR family transcriptional regulator yields the protein MPEMSFRQQRYNEKQQQILENAAQLFAQKGFGEVSLEEIAAKLQLSKASLYHYIKSKDDILFQLHMQAMTESADALQKVVDSEAPLVEKLRKAIRTLVLIATRNEVLASYRMESRFLPKKMRPQVVEKRDQILECIQQLIREGQEAGLVHCKDWRISAFAAMGAMNWVPMWYTPSGRLSPEEIADVMEEFIFRGFGFNADSAPE
- a CDS encoding NAD(P)/FAD-dependent oxidoreductase, with amino-acid sequence MEHVKLFEPFTIKGLQISNRTMMPAMGLLYTTDYNMNSRLKEFYLERARGGIGLMTIGPLGFEKAGAAPFIVGLFDDTNVPALRELNDQIHAETETKTVGQLLHQGRYAHSMLTGLPPLAPSALASAITREVPKEMTIDDIKNTIQLYADAAKRVQDAHYDVVEILACTGYLINQFLSPVTNHRKDEYGGSFENRTRFGREVIEAVRKAVGDDYIVGLRISGNDFMPGGHTNEESSDFAVIAEKAGVDYVNVTGGWHETNIPQLTSNVPSGAYVYLARGVKEKVNVPVIASNRMGDPDVAEKALRSGACDMICWGRPMLADPELPNKVKEGREWEIIPCIACNQGCFDILFGGQPVRCIMNPRCGLEETLVEKATDSPKKILVAGGGVAGMQFALTAARRGHDVTLFEKQDHLGGQLILAMAPTGKEEFGRILTSLIERMDHYGVKVVLNTELTPDKVKKEKPDVLAVASGALPINIPVPGADKPHVIQAWDYLLGKTPHIGKNVVVVGGSATGCETAHTIACMDVPDEATLAFLTYHQAETPEYLTGLSRKSLRNITIIDVLDRMATNVGRTSKWSLMKSLKLSDVTLKPQTKLVEIRDDCVVVETPDGTETIPADTVVMAVGAAPVRTLFDEFKSDGMEVLLLGDAKATRNLGDAVREGYEAALEV
- a CDS encoding acyl-CoA dehydrogenase, which translates into the protein MAQYIADRRDIDFVLFEQLEADKLCEHEKYAEFNKKTFDLLINEARNYAVKEVLPTLTEGDRAGGAIFDNGKVTVPECYQKPYKLLVEGEWVGMTEDPEVGGQGFPLTIGQAVIEYIIGANFAFAAYGYAGHGTGKMIEIFGTDKQKELYLKKLYSAEWGGTMVLTEPEAGSDVGNLSTTATPNDDGTYNISGNKIFITGAEQDLTPNVIHPVLARIEGAPKGTKGISLFIVPKIWVNDDGSLGEPNDVVCTGIEHKMGLKGSSTCSLTFGGQGKCKGVLLGEVNKGMQVMFHMMNEARLLVGTIGACNASAAYLYAVNYAKERVQGRDLDDMFNHDAAPVTIIKHPDVRRMLLWMKAHVDGMRSLCYYGANLFDKIELETDEAKKDYMQGVIEILTPIIKSYCTDRGFQVCGEAIQCYGGYGYTQEFPVEQIMRDSKINSIYEGTNGIQAMDLLGRKMGMKKGAYFINLLSEIGKIVAQAKQNPVLDQDASKLEEAVTRLSEIAMHLGSTAASGKIKEAFSFATPFQEVMGDVVMGWMLLWRAVIAAPKLDKIVGDKDAAEVAAKNKEAAFYLSQLKTAEYFINSILPGTIGKMNAIANTNDAVVSTPEACFMG
- a CDS encoding acyl-CoA dehydratase activase, which produces MDTCFLGIDVGSVSVSLALITSGKDVVQTAYGFHHGDAAGCLNKILNDNFDLSVVEAIAATTSTPGFINADARIDNRVATIAGTRLFHPDVRSILIVGAEKFGLIHFDDQGDYSGYKSNTSCAAGTGSFLDQQANRLNLDGIEDLCRVALSNQGAIPKIASRCAVFAKTDLVHAQQEGYSLPEICDGLCMGLAKNIADTLVSGADQLCEPLVFTGGVSRNKAVLGHLESLMGLQITPDATGAYPAIGAACILADEYTGSGRSRPLGALFREKDELKTSYFPPLELNLSTHPDFSAQAYLYPREKAKTPESVEVDAYTTDLPEKPSLTIGLDIGSTSTKAALILPDGRVVGGFYTRTSGRPLNAAQKVFQAVDDFLNQYAPDATIAGAATTGSGRKFIGQIIGADLVLDEITAHARAAVELEPAVDTIIEIGGQDSKFTCLKNGSVVFSTMNTVCAAGTGSFVEEQAQRLGCPLPDYPARAMGSPAPVTSDRCTVFMERDINYFLASGCTQNEMLASTLHSICENYLTKVATASRIGKKIIFTGATAKNKALVAAFEQKLGKPIMVSRYCHLTGALGCALALADAPAQETRFAGLDLYKKDIPVESEVCQLCGNNCKITKAVVNGRTAAFGFLCGRDYDTQKKVDSNTSGFDLFKERKQIHAFSRSAVQGPVVGIPSALHLFDDVTLWRRFFDLLGIRTITSQNYKTAIKDGKSLCRTDFCAPITALHGHVKHLLDKADYVFLPFYLEQKQNTRKTRRQYCYYTQYAPALVESMGSPDRFLSPLVNYLYSSWHVKKELYEAVKRIPGVNAGFMKVSEAYDLAREEKTARQEALAGVYEKQASAADLNVVLLGRPYTILSPAMNKNIPDIFSSMGIRTFYSDMFPAEGKDLSMVRDILDSLHWHYASKILEAAAAVAKTKGAYPVFVTSFRCSPDAFVIDYFKRVMEAFDKPYLVLQLDEHDSAVGYETRIEAAVRSFRTHYEDSREQISVLLPPLSAPREDKVGDKTLVIPNWDPIAMPLVAAALRGRGVDARLLEESEPVIMKSMRHNSGQCVPMNVIAEEFREYVIRHNLDPAQTLLWAPDGKWACNLGVFPLFLKDAINSMGGGLEKAGVYAGNASFLDISVKMPLSVYLCYMLGGFINRAACSIRPYEFEKGRTDAVMEKSLSLLAKAFYEGGGEYEAAAEVVEWFKNIPVDRSESRPKAALMGDVYVVDNHVMNQNLVRVIEAAGGEAVTTPYSSHLKMVAGAYFRRWFKEGMYMSAISSKAFLTAAMQIEKKYHRLFSPLLGGVNENFEDSFEDILPKYGAIKENTGETMDNIVKAWYLKKQYPDLALIVHTSPAFCCPSMVTEALAHRIEKITGVPFVSVTYDGTGGSKNDAIIPYLKYPKTQKAESLRETRRSF